The following nucleotide sequence is from Candidatus Chlamydia corallus.
GTTTGAATTCTAAAATACAGTTTGTAAATTCTGAGGAGTCAGAGGAAAATGTACAAACGCATCCTGACCTTTGGATAGCATATCATGGACGCACAAAGCCTGGAGAAGCCTGGAGTCGGTTTAGTGAAAATTTAGAACATGTTAAGAATAACGCTCCCTGGATTCATATTCAAAATGAAGAAGAGAAAGAGTTGGTGTCTTTATGGGATCTTCCTTGGATTAGAGAGAGCGATTCCTATACTCTTAAATTGGGGCTTCCCTCTAGTGGATTAGGAACGCTTGGACCTCTATCTCCGAATAAATCAGGGCTCCTCATGGACTCAGAAAGGGTTTATGCCCCATTATCTCAAGAATATTATTGTCACTCGTACCTTGCTGAATTGGAAAATGATGAGCTACGTGATTCAGTACTTTCGGCTTTTTTAGATCCAGGTAACATAGCCAGCCCCGATCTTCAGCCCGTTTCTGTAAACGTTGTTTCTGGTGTTTCAGAAATATCGATAAGATTTTTATGTGCGGTTTCTTCTACGCATCCTGAAAAGAATGTCCTTACGATTTTTTGTAATTATCCCGAGACTCCAAATTGGGATGAAGTAGAAAGAGAATCATGGATTCGGCGGGCTAAGAGTAAGGGATATTCTTATTTAAATATTTTCTCGTATGGATCTAAAGGCCTCAATGTGGATACACAAGAGATACTAAGTAACAATACAAGTGGGAAATCGTTCACAATCCTTCTCTTTGAGGATCCCGTTAGTGCTGCAGATGTGCGTTGTTTGCAGCTAGCTTCGGAAGGGATTTGCGTCTCTAGAATGGAAGAGGCTTCGGATATCTATGCCGCTGGATGTTCATTTTTTGCAATAAAAGAAGCTGGATGGTGCGTCCAAAAAAGCCACTGTAACGACTGTCAGTACGATCCAGAGATAGGGGAAGCTCCTGATAATCTTACTTCTCGCAAAGAAAAACATGTTACCCGTCTTGATGAGATCATAATGAGCCAGCCTTCGCGAGACTTGTTGAGAAGAGAACATCGCGATTGTATCTATGCGTGCAATACTATCGCTGCAGAACATAATTTCCTATTTTCGTTAGACTCTGCAATACGCCAGGCTCTCTGGAACTGGAAAGATCCAGAACTTCGCTCCCTGGCTCTAGAAATTAAAAATAAATTTTTTAGTTTGCTGGAAGACCCAGATTTTTCTGCAGTGTCTGGACCTAGACTAGGGTCTATAAAATTCCGGCGCCTATATTCTGCTTTGCAAGCGCGGGCTCCTAAACCTTTTAAATAAGATACTTCTTAATTAACATCCTAAATCTACCTTAATTGTCTTAATCAGTTCTTTTCTTAGTATTGGTAACTTACTTGTTAATCTAAAATTAGCTCAACATGTAGCTTTCGTTTTTAGTGCACTTGCCTATGCACAGGCCATCAAAGATAAAGAAGAAACAGTAACCGAATCTTTATTTGGAGAGCAGTTGACAGCACTCCTGTGTAAGAGAATCTCCACCGAGAAAAATCTTACCTTTACCTTAGATGCAGCGATGAAACATTCTATGTGGAGATTCCATAACCCTGGTCTTTTTGTTTATGAAAGAGTTGCTGTAAGGGGATCATGCGATAGATGCTTTAGTATCTTATGTTTCAAATTTGGTAACTATACCCTACACAAGCTCTCAGGGCATAATTCTCGAAGAGAGTAGAGTTATCCCACCAATGAGGATCATAAAATCATTGTGAATTGTGCATCATTTGACGCATTGGCTAAAAAAGTTGCGTTCTTATATCCTAAAGGCTCTTTGTCTCTCCCTAGTCCGCATCTTTCTATTTCTGATAATGAGTGTGCATCAGATGAAGCGAATTCTCGAATTGGATCTGCTATAAAATCCGAAGATGAAACATGAGAAGTAGCATTTGGTCACGATAATCAAGAAGAAAGCTGGGTATTCCTGTCACAAGGATTTTTGAATGCCCTGGATTGTCAATGTTAAAAAAGTTGAAAAGTAGTGTTGATAAGAGACTCTTTTCGTAAAGGGAATATGAAGCAACTACTGTTTGCTTCTCCTGAGAATAGATTTTTTTTAGGGTTGAATTTTCTTTAAATTCAAAGTTAAAATCTTGGATTTGAACTGTAGATGAGTTTAAGAAGTCTATTCGAGGATATAAGAAACTCTAAGCAGAGCCTAGAGTTTTAGAATGTTGATTGGACTCCTGTAGAGACACGATGGTTTGTAAAGCCATTTTTCCCATCAAAGGTATAGTTTAAGAAGGCTTGGGTTTGCTCAGAGAGATCTATTAAGTCATGGATTTGTATAAACAAACCATGGCGGCGTAAGTTTGCTCCTGATATAGGAGTGCTCTCTTGGTTGGAGACCACAGTAACAATATTATGAGGGTTTACGCGATATATATCTGGTTTGTAGGCAACTTTGATAGTAAGTGTAGAGGGAGCCTTCTTAAATGGTGTTAACAATTGAGAAGAACATCCTATAGGAAGGGAAATATTGTACCCTTTACCTCTACTGAAGCTACGTGTCAAATCCCCAGTTTCTGTGAACTTACTTTGCCAACCCCCAAGGAATTCTGCAGAAACAAATCCTGAGAGATCCCAAGCTTGTGCAAGAGGTCTTGTAAGAAGACACCAGCTTAGGAAGGGATGTTCCGCGGAAATTAGAACATAGTAACTGTTGTTATGCCATTTCCCTTGAGATTTTGAAGTTTTGTTAGG
It contains:
- a CDS encoding DUF562 domain-containing protein; the protein is MDSERVYAPLSQEYYCHSYLAELENDELRDSVLSAFLDPGNIASPDLQPVSVNVVSGVSEISIRFLCAVSSTHPEKNVLTIFCNYPETPNWDEVERESWIRRAKSKGYSYLNIFSYGSKGLNVDTQEILSNNTSGKSFTILLFEDPVSAADVRCLQLASEGICVSRMEEASDIYAAGCSFFAIKEAGWCVQKSHCNDCQYDPEIGEAPDNLTSRKEKHVTRLDEIIMSQPSRDLLRREHRDCIYACNTIAAEHNFLFSLDSAIRQALWNWKDPELRSLALEIKNKFFSLLEDPDFSAVSGPRLGSIKFRRLYSALQARAPKPFK